One region of Streptomyces sp. CG4 genomic DNA includes:
- a CDS encoding dihydrodipicolinate synthase family protein: protein MPFPTPLTGVVPPVCTPLTPEREVDVPSLLRLVDHLMDGGAHGLFVLGSSSEAAFLTDQQRRQVVEAVTAHVGGRLPVLAGAIDMTTPRVLDHVAAVTAAGAQAVVVTAPFYARTHRAEIVHHYRRIAAASDVPVIAYDIPVAVHTKLPAEMVLGLAADRVLAGIKDSSGDLGAFREIVTGARTHPGFSVLTGSELLVDAALAMGADGAVPGLANVDPHGYVRLYRMCRAGDWEGARAEQERLCALFGMVTVGDPARMGGSSSALGAFKAALHLRGIIDCPVTAEPQVPLSGEETERVGKYLAAAGLL, encoded by the coding sequence ATGCCCTTCCCCACCCCGCTCACCGGTGTCGTCCCGCCCGTCTGCACACCCCTGACGCCGGAGCGCGAGGTGGACGTGCCCTCGCTGCTCAGGCTGGTCGACCATCTGATGGACGGCGGGGCGCACGGGCTGTTCGTGCTCGGATCCTCCTCCGAGGCGGCGTTCCTGACGGACCAGCAGCGCCGGCAGGTGGTGGAGGCGGTGACCGCGCACGTCGGCGGCCGGCTGCCGGTCCTGGCCGGCGCCATCGACATGACCACCCCACGCGTCCTCGACCACGTCGCGGCCGTGACCGCGGCCGGCGCGCAGGCCGTCGTCGTCACCGCCCCGTTCTACGCCCGCACCCACCGCGCCGAGATCGTCCACCACTACCGCCGGATCGCGGCCGCGAGCGACGTGCCGGTCATCGCCTACGACATCCCCGTCGCCGTGCACACCAAGCTCCCCGCCGAGATGGTGCTGGGGCTGGCCGCCGACCGGGTGCTGGCCGGGATCAAGGACTCCAGCGGGGACCTGGGCGCCTTCCGGGAGATCGTCACCGGAGCCCGTACGCACCCCGGGTTCAGCGTGCTGACCGGCTCCGAGCTGCTGGTGGACGCCGCGCTGGCGATGGGCGCCGACGGGGCCGTGCCGGGGCTGGCCAACGTCGACCCGCACGGGTACGTGCGGCTGTACCGGATGTGCCGGGCGGGCGACTGGGAGGGCGCGCGGGCCGAACAGGAGCGGCTGTGCGCGCTGTTCGGGATGGTCACGGTGGGCGATCCGGCCCGGATGGGCGGCAGTTCGTCGGCGCTCGGCGCGTTCAAGGCCGCGCTGCATCTGCGCGGCATCATCGACTGCCCGGTGACGGCCGAGCCGCAGGTGCCGCTGTCCGGCGAGGAGACCGAGCGGGTCGGCAAGTACCT
- a CDS encoding oligopeptide/dipeptide ABC transporter ATP-binding protein, with the protein MNAVIEVRDAHVVHKARSGGLFRRDRVYALTGADLTVAAGETVGVVGESGCGKSTLARVLVGIQRPASGTVAFRARDLWTMPPAERRATLGAGVGMVFQDPSTALNRRLTVRRILRDPLDVHDRGTRAERDERVRELMALVGLPRALSDALPGQLSGGQRQRVAIARALALDPALVVADEPTSALDVSVRAQILNLLLDLKQRLGLALVFVSHDIQTVRRMSDRVITMYLGRIVEETPAGRVTEAARHPYTRALFSATPGLLDPVDPIPLTGPVPSATRPPSGCPFRTRCWKTDHLCAEAMPDFSAASRPGHRYRCHHPVEEDQSTRDPARQEP; encoded by the coding sequence GTGAACGCCGTCATCGAGGTCCGGGACGCCCATGTCGTGCACAAGGCCCGCAGCGGCGGACTGTTCCGCCGTGACCGGGTGTACGCCCTGACCGGCGCCGACCTCACCGTGGCCGCCGGGGAGACGGTGGGCGTGGTCGGCGAGTCGGGGTGCGGGAAGTCGACCCTGGCGCGGGTGCTGGTGGGCATCCAGCGGCCGGCCTCCGGGACGGTGGCGTTCCGGGCCCGTGACCTGTGGACGATGCCGCCCGCCGAACGCCGGGCCACGCTCGGCGCCGGCGTCGGCATGGTCTTCCAGGACCCGTCGACCGCGCTCAACCGGCGGCTGACGGTACGCCGGATCCTGCGCGACCCGCTGGACGTCCACGACCGTGGCACCCGGGCCGAACGGGACGAGCGCGTACGGGAGTTGATGGCCCTGGTCGGCCTCCCCCGGGCCCTGTCCGACGCACTGCCCGGACAGCTCTCCGGCGGTCAGCGGCAGCGGGTCGCCATCGCCCGCGCGCTCGCCCTGGACCCGGCCCTGGTCGTCGCCGACGAGCCGACCAGCGCCCTGGACGTGTCGGTCCGCGCCCAGATCCTCAACCTCCTGCTGGACCTGAAGCAACGCCTCGGTCTGGCCCTGGTGTTCGTCTCGCACGACATCCAGACGGTACGGCGGATGAGCGACCGGGTGATCACCATGTATCTGGGCCGGATCGTGGAGGAGACCCCGGCCGGCCGGGTCACCGAGGCCGCCCGGCACCCGTACACCCGCGCCCTGTTCTCCGCCACGCCCGGCCTGCTGGATCCCGTCGACCCGATCCCGCTGACCGGGCCGGTGCCGTCGGCGACCCGGCCGCCGAGCGGCTGCCCGTTCCGCACCCGCTGCTGGAAGACGGATCACCTGTGCGCCGAGGCGATGCCGGACTTCTCGGCCGCGTCACGACCCGGACACCGCTACCGCTGCCACCATCCTGTGGAGGAGGACCAGTCGACTCGCGACCCAGCACGGCAGGAGCCCTGA
- a CDS encoding dipeptide/oligopeptide/nickel ABC transporter permease/ATP-binding protein has product MVTRASLAERLSRPGGVRLRGWRRLPPLSRIAVCFLALVILVAVLAPLLAPDDPLDQQDPVGGSGHPSAAHWLGQDSLGRDILSRLMYGARWSLAIGLGATALALVVGAVIGAVAATSRKAVDETLMRCLDVVMAFPGIALAAVLVAVFGGGIGVLICAIAFLFTPPVARVVRANVLDQYGEDYVTAERVIGARTPHIVLRHVAVNCAAPVLVFCTVQVAEAIVFEASLSFIGAGVRPPDPSWGSVIADGKNMVLTGGWWATVFPGLLILLTVLSLNILSEGVSDAWAAPAPREVDRPDDRLETPEPGSGEVLQLPGLTEAAARLRSRARPRPDSSGRPVLAVENLTIGFPDRHRGVDIVAGVGFEVYPGEVLGLVGESGCGKSLTALTVMGLQPRDARVGGQIRFRQRDLLTEPMRARRRLLGHEMAMVYQDALSSLNPAMTIRAQLKQLVRRGGRRAPRELMELVGLDPDRTLRSHPHELSGGQRQRVLIAMALSREPRLIVADEPTTALDVTVQAQVMELLLRLRAELGFALILVSHDLALVADVTDRVVVMYGGQIVESGVTADLVAAPAHHYTRGLLGSVLSLESAEERMTQIKGVVPAPADFPAGCRFADRCPPATRVCHDSAPVLTGTATHRAACYHPAVPVEEALR; this is encoded by the coding sequence ATGGTCACGCGCGCGAGCCTTGCCGAACGGCTCTCCCGGCCCGGCGGCGTCCGGCTGCGCGGCTGGCGCAGACTGCCGCCGCTGTCCAGGATCGCCGTCTGCTTCCTGGCGCTCGTCATCCTCGTCGCCGTACTCGCCCCGCTGCTCGCCCCGGACGATCCGCTCGACCAGCAGGACCCGGTCGGCGGCAGCGGGCATCCCTCGGCCGCGCACTGGCTCGGGCAGGACAGCCTCGGCCGGGACATCCTGAGCCGGCTGATGTACGGCGCCCGCTGGTCGCTGGCGATCGGGCTGGGGGCGACGGCGCTCGCGCTGGTCGTGGGTGCCGTCATCGGGGCGGTGGCCGCCACCTCCCGCAAGGCGGTCGACGAGACGCTGATGCGCTGCCTGGACGTGGTCATGGCATTCCCGGGGATCGCGCTCGCGGCCGTGCTGGTCGCCGTGTTCGGCGGCGGCATCGGGGTGCTGATCTGCGCGATCGCCTTCCTGTTCACGCCGCCGGTGGCACGGGTCGTCCGGGCGAACGTGCTCGACCAGTACGGCGAGGACTACGTCACGGCGGAACGGGTGATCGGCGCCCGTACCCCGCACATCGTGCTGCGGCACGTGGCCGTCAACTGCGCTGCCCCGGTGCTGGTGTTCTGCACGGTGCAGGTCGCCGAGGCGATCGTGTTCGAGGCGTCGCTGTCCTTCATCGGCGCCGGGGTGCGGCCGCCGGACCCGTCCTGGGGCAGTGTCATCGCCGACGGCAAGAACATGGTGCTGACCGGAGGCTGGTGGGCGACCGTCTTCCCCGGGCTGCTGATCCTGCTGACCGTGCTGTCGCTGAACATCCTCTCCGAGGGCGTGTCCGACGCCTGGGCGGCACCGGCACCCAGGGAAGTGGACAGGCCCGACGACCGGCTGGAGACGCCGGAGCCCGGCAGCGGCGAGGTGCTGCAACTGCCCGGACTCACGGAGGCCGCCGCGCGCCTGCGCTCGCGGGCCCGGCCCCGCCCCGACTCCTCCGGCCGGCCGGTGCTGGCCGTGGAGAACCTCACCATCGGCTTCCCGGACCGGCACCGGGGCGTGGACATCGTCGCCGGGGTCGGCTTCGAGGTGTACCCCGGTGAAGTGCTCGGCCTGGTCGGCGAGTCGGGGTGCGGGAAGTCGCTGACCGCGCTCACCGTGATGGGGCTCCAGCCGCGGGACGCGCGCGTCGGCGGGCAGATCCGGTTCCGGCAGCGGGACCTGCTCACCGAGCCGATGCGGGCCCGGCGGAGGCTGCTCGGGCACGAGATGGCGATGGTCTACCAGGACGCCCTGTCCTCGCTGAACCCGGCGATGACCATCCGCGCCCAGCTGAAACAGCTCGTCCGGCGCGGCGGCCGGCGCGCTCCGCGCGAGCTCATGGAACTGGTCGGCCTGGACCCCGACCGCACCCTGCGCAGCCATCCGCACGAGCTGTCCGGCGGCCAGCGCCAGCGCGTCCTCATCGCCATGGCCCTCTCCCGCGAACCACGGCTGATCGTCGCCGACGAGCCGACGACCGCGCTGGACGTCACCGTGCAGGCCCAGGTGATGGAGCTGCTGCTGCGACTGCGCGCGGAGCTGGGCTTCGCGCTGATCCTGGTCTCGCACGATCTGGCGCTGGTCGCCGACGTCACCGACCGGGTGGTGGTGATGTACGGCGGGCAGATCGTGGAGAGCGGGGTGACCGCCGACCTGGTGGCCGCGCCGGCCCACCACTACACGCGCGGGCTGCTCGGCAGCGTGCTGTCGCTGGAGTCGGCCGAGGAACGGATGACGCAGATCAAGGGAGTCGTACCCGCCCCGGCGGACTTCCCGGCGGGCTGCCGCTTCGCCGACCGCTGCCCGCCGGCGACCCGGGTGTGCCACGACAGCGCGCCCGTCCTCACCGGTACGGCCACCCACAGGGCGGCCTGTTATCACCCGGCCGTACCCGTGGAGGAGGCTCTCCGGTGA
- a CDS encoding ABC transporter permease, with protein sequence MTAVVRILLRRVALLVPLMLGIVLFVFLVMRFSDVDPASAFFQGSNPTPRQLHDFRERGGLLDPLPVRYVHFVGDLLHGNLGTSALTRAPVVDQVTTALPLTLQLTFLGLAVAVVLALAGGVTAAVHRDRIPDQAIRVVSLIGVAAPGFWLALLMIQYLAVDRGWFPTGGYINPADSVTGWLKTMALPAFALSLPVAAQLTRIVRTSVVEELDKDYVRTAIGGGLPPLVVVGRNVLRNALVNPLTVLGLRVGYLLGGAVVIETIFSLPGMGKLMIDAVQNGDPAVVQGVVLTTATGFVVVNLVIDILYLLVNPRLRAA encoded by the coding sequence ATGACGGCCGTCGTACGGATCCTGCTGCGCCGGGTCGCCCTGCTCGTGCCGCTCATGCTCGGGATCGTGCTGTTCGTGTTCCTGGTGATGCGCTTCTCAGACGTCGACCCGGCGTCCGCGTTCTTCCAGGGCTCGAACCCGACCCCGCGGCAGCTGCACGACTTCCGGGAGCGGGGCGGGCTGCTGGATCCGTTGCCCGTGCGGTACGTCCACTTCGTCGGCGACCTCCTGCACGGCAACCTCGGCACCAGCGCCCTGACCCGGGCGCCGGTCGTCGACCAGGTCACCACCGCGCTGCCGCTCACCCTCCAGCTGACCTTCCTCGGCCTCGCCGTCGCCGTGGTGCTGGCGCTGGCCGGCGGGGTCACGGCGGCCGTCCACCGGGACCGGATCCCGGACCAGGCCATCCGGGTCGTCTCGCTGATCGGGGTGGCCGCGCCCGGGTTCTGGCTGGCGCTGCTGATGATCCAGTATCTGGCGGTGGACCGGGGCTGGTTCCCGACCGGCGGCTACATCAACCCGGCCGACTCGGTCACCGGCTGGCTGAAGACCATGGCGCTGCCCGCCTTCGCCCTCTCCCTGCCGGTGGCCGCCCAGCTCACCCGGATCGTGCGGACCTCGGTGGTGGAGGAGCTGGACAAGGACTACGTGCGCACGGCGATCGGCGGCGGGCTGCCGCCCCTGGTCGTCGTCGGGCGGAACGTCCTCAGGAACGCCCTGGTCAATCCGCTGACCGTGCTCGGGCTGCGGGTCGGCTACCTCCTCGGCGGTGCCGTCGTCATCGAGACCATCTTCTCGCTGCCCGGCATGGGCAAGCTGATGATCGACGCCGTGCAGAACGGCGACCCGGCCGTCGTCCAGGGGGTGGTCCTCACCACGGCCACCGGGTTCGTCGTCGTCAACCTCGTCATCGACATCCTGTATCTGCTGGTCAACCCACGTCTGAGGGCGGCCTGA
- a CDS encoding ABC transporter substrate-binding protein: MRDDVTPDAPAPRRRSFLKFTGALGAAAALPPVLTGCSAGPQSTNDTGGSGRNRTLTAVIGYGNDGTWDPTQTASAFSMAANNHVYEGLLDTDPITRVPYPALGTGVPADPNATTWRFTLRSGAAFHDGRPVTADDVVFVFDRILDPGTPTLAKGFFVSWLDGVRKADARTVELRLKFPFPDGLSRLTLAKIMPQHVFSRPGAWDDAVKGLAVGSGPYRQTAHHPKSNTVFEAFAAYNGPRRPAFRRMNWLTIVDAAPRVAKISGSGAGAQIADNIPYANIARLEQGGLTVAGGAGMNNLFLMFNTKHKPFDDVRVRQALHYAIDTEKMVQVALKGHGKPASSFLNEGNPAHRRARTVYDHDPRKAKALLRAAGVTDLKVDILAVNVSWIVDCLPTIKSSWDAVGVETTLAPQETTAVFTKMDQKQDYQVVAAASNPNQFGLDADLIMHYNYGPQNLWMGYTRWADNPVAQQLFTDMDRATREPDAAKKKAMIQDYIDVVAEQAVLYPVVHNELMTAWDPRKLTGIRAQPYPGINVLQAKWV; encoded by the coding sequence GTGCGCGACGACGTGACCCCCGACGCACCGGCTCCGCGCCGCCGGTCGTTCCTGAAGTTCACCGGTGCGCTGGGCGCGGCCGCCGCTCTGCCGCCGGTGCTGACCGGCTGCTCCGCCGGCCCGCAGTCCACGAACGACACCGGCGGCAGCGGCAGGAACCGGACACTGACCGCCGTGATCGGGTACGGCAACGACGGGACCTGGGATCCGACGCAGACGGCGTCGGCGTTCTCCATGGCCGCCAACAACCATGTCTACGAGGGGCTGCTGGACACCGACCCGATCACCCGGGTGCCCTATCCGGCGCTCGGCACCGGGGTACCGGCGGACCCGAACGCCACCACCTGGCGGTTCACGCTGCGCTCGGGCGCGGCCTTCCACGACGGCAGGCCGGTCACCGCCGACGACGTCGTGTTCGTCTTCGACCGGATCCTCGACCCGGGCACCCCGACGCTCGCCAAGGGCTTCTTCGTGAGCTGGCTGGACGGCGTGCGGAAGGCCGACGCGCGGACCGTCGAGCTGAGGCTCAAGTTCCCCTTCCCCGACGGGCTGTCCCGGCTCACCCTCGCCAAGATCATGCCGCAGCACGTCTTCTCCCGGCCCGGCGCCTGGGACGACGCCGTCAAGGGGCTCGCCGTGGGCTCGGGGCCGTACCGGCAGACCGCGCACCACCCGAAGTCCAACACCGTCTTCGAGGCGTTCGCCGCCTACAACGGGCCCCGCAGACCCGCCTTCCGGCGCATGAACTGGCTGACCATCGTGGACGCCGCTCCGCGCGTCGCGAAGATCTCCGGATCCGGCGCCGGGGCGCAGATCGCGGACAACATCCCGTACGCCAATATCGCGAGGCTGGAGCAGGGCGGCCTGACGGTCGCGGGCGGCGCCGGGATGAACAACCTGTTCCTGATGTTCAACACGAAGCACAAGCCGTTCGACGACGTACGGGTGCGGCAGGCGCTGCACTACGCCATCGACACCGAGAAGATGGTGCAGGTCGCCCTGAAGGGGCACGGGAAGCCCGCCTCCTCGTTCCTCAACGAGGGCAACCCGGCCCACCGGCGGGCCAGGACCGTCTACGACCACGATCCGCGGAAGGCGAAGGCGCTGCTGAGGGCGGCGGGCGTCACCGACCTCAAGGTCGACATCCTTGCCGTGAACGTCAGTTGGATCGTGGACTGTCTGCCGACCATCAAGTCCTCCTGGGACGCGGTCGGCGTCGAGACGACCCTGGCACCGCAGGAGACCACGGCCGTCTTCACCAAGATGGACCAGAAGCAGGACTACCAGGTCGTCGCCGCCGCCTCGAACCCCAATCAGTTCGGGCTCGACGCCGACCTGATCATGCACTACAACTACGGCCCGCAGAACCTCTGGATGGGGTACACCCGGTGGGCCGACAACCCTGTCGCCCAGCAGCTCTTCACGGACATGGACCGGGCGACCCGGGAGCCGGACGCGGCGAAGAAGAAGGCGATGATCCAGGACTACATCGACGTCGTCGCCGAGCAGGCCGTGCTGTACCCGGTGGTGCACAACGAGCTGATGACGGCCTGGGACCCGCGCAAGCTCACCGGGATAAGAGCACAGCCGTACCCGGGGATCAACGTGCTCCAGGCCAAGTGGGTCTGA
- a CDS encoding AMP-binding protein, translating into MAANGFTPWPEETALAHRRAGYWQGRPLPELLHDWAAAHGPRTALVHGATRLTYFQLDRRVNRMAAGLRLRGIAPGKRVVVQLPNTPEFVITVFALMRAGAVPVLAPTDRREPEIAQLTAGTEAVGYVGPAVHRGFDHAAMAARIAAGSTSLRRILTLAAPGEQAGGFAVLPGGCLAFPLHTVDEAPVPDHRLDASDVAFFLLPGGTTASSGGAPAPPRLVGRTHDDYAYQLRATTELLGLGPEDVYLAVLPAESALALGCPGILGTLAAGGTVVLLDDPEPDAAFAAIARERVTVTSVTPSVAVRWLDALDGAEADLGSLRVLQIGGARLHPGLAARVEPGFGCRLQQVYGGAEGLLTATRLDDPRDVVLTTRGRPLSPADEIRIDAPEGEAGELLTRGPYTPRGPYRSPGHDARAFTPDGFHRTGDLARLTPEGNLVVEGRAEDLVIPEG; encoded by the coding sequence ATGGCAGCGAACGGCTTCACCCCCTGGCCCGAGGAGACCGCCCTCGCCCACCGCCGCGCCGGCTACTGGCAGGGCCGTCCCCTGCCCGAGCTGCTGCACGACTGGGCGGCCGCGCACGGCCCGCGCACCGCGCTCGTGCACGGCGCGACCCGCCTGACGTACTTCCAGCTGGACCGGCGGGTGAACCGGATGGCCGCGGGGCTGCGGCTGCGCGGCATCGCGCCCGGCAAGCGGGTCGTGGTGCAGCTGCCGAACACCCCCGAGTTCGTCATCACGGTGTTCGCGCTGATGCGCGCCGGGGCGGTCCCCGTGCTCGCGCCGACCGACCGCCGGGAGCCGGAGATCGCCCAGCTGACGGCCGGGACCGAGGCCGTCGGCTACGTCGGCCCGGCGGTGCACCGCGGCTTCGACCACGCCGCGATGGCCGCCCGGATCGCCGCCGGGTCGACATCACTGCGGCGGATCCTCACCCTCGCCGCACCCGGCGAGCAGGCGGGCGGCTTCGCGGTGCTGCCGGGCGGCTGCCTCGCCTTCCCGCTGCACACCGTGGACGAGGCCCCCGTACCGGACCACCGCCTGGACGCCTCCGACGTGGCGTTCTTCCTGCTGCCGGGCGGTACGACGGCATCGTCGGGCGGTGCGCCGGCGCCGCCGCGGCTCGTCGGCCGCACCCACGACGACTACGCCTACCAGCTGCGCGCCACCACCGAGTTGCTCGGACTCGGCCCCGAGGACGTCTATCTGGCGGTACTGCCCGCGGAGTCCGCCCTCGCCCTCGGCTGTCCCGGCATCCTCGGCACCCTGGCCGCCGGCGGCACCGTCGTCCTGCTCGACGATCCGGAGCCGGACGCCGCCTTCGCCGCGATCGCACGGGAACGGGTGACCGTCACCTCGGTGACACCCAGCGTCGCTGTCCGCTGGCTGGACGCCCTCGACGGCGCCGAGGCCGACCTGGGCTCGCTGCGGGTGCTGCAGATCGGCGGCGCCCGCCTCCACCCCGGCCTCGCCGCCCGGGTCGAGCCCGGCTTCGGCTGCCGGCTGCAGCAGGTGTACGGCGGGGCCGAGGGGCTGCTGACCGCCACCCGCCTCGACGACCCGCGGGACGTGGTGCTCACGACCCGGGGACGGCCGCTCTCCCCGGCCGACGAGATCCGGATCGACGCCCCCGAGGGCGAGGCCGGCGAGCTCCTCACCCGCGGCCCGTACACCCCGCGCGGCCCCTACCGGTCCCCCGGGCACGACGCCCGGGCCTTCACCCCCGACGGGTTCCACCGCACCGGCGATCTGGCCCGGCTGACACCGGAGGGCAACCTGGTGGTGGAGGGCCGTGCCGAGGACCTCGTGATCCCCGAGGGGTGA
- the recO gene encoding DNA repair protein RecO → MSLFRDDGIVLRTQKLGEADRIITLLTRGHGRVRAVARGVRRTKSKFGARLEPFSHVDVQFFARGSELVGRGLPLCTQSETIAPYGGGIVTDYARYTAGTAMLETAERFTDHEGEPAVQQYLLLVGALRTLARGEHAPHLVLDAFLLRSLAVNGYAPSFEACAKCGMPGPNRFFSVASGGSVCADCRVPGSVVPSPQTLVLLGALLTGDWETADACEARYVREGGGLVSAYLHWHLERGLRSLRYVEKT, encoded by the coding sequence ATGAGTCTGTTCCGGGATGACGGCATCGTGCTGCGCACCCAGAAGCTGGGTGAGGCGGACCGGATCATCACGTTGCTCACCCGCGGTCACGGGCGGGTGCGGGCCGTGGCGCGTGGGGTGCGGCGGACCAAGTCGAAGTTCGGGGCCCGGCTGGAGCCCTTCTCCCATGTCGACGTGCAGTTCTTCGCGCGCGGGAGCGAGCTGGTCGGGCGCGGGCTCCCACTGTGCACACAGAGCGAGACCATCGCGCCGTACGGTGGCGGAATCGTCACCGACTACGCCCGCTACACCGCCGGTACGGCGATGCTGGAGACCGCCGAGCGGTTCACCGACCACGAGGGCGAGCCCGCCGTCCAGCAGTATCTGCTGCTCGTCGGCGCCCTGCGGACACTGGCCCGCGGGGAGCACGCCCCCCATCTCGTCCTCGACGCCTTCCTGCTGCGTTCCCTCGCTGTCAACGGCTACGCGCCCAGCTTCGAGGCCTGCGCGAAGTGCGGCATGCCCGGTCCGAACCGCTTCTTCTCGGTCGCCTCCGGCGGCTCCGTCTGCGCCGACTGCCGGGTGCCCGGCAGCGTCGTACCCTCGCCACAGACCCTGGTACTCCTCGGCGCGCTGCTTACGGGAGACTGGGAGACGGCGGACGCGTGCGAGGCGCGGTACGTCCGCGAGGGCGGCGGGCTGGTGTCGGCCTACCTGCACTGGCATCTGGAGCGGGGGCTGCGCTCGCTCAGGTATGTGGAAAAGACGTAG
- a CDS encoding isoprenyl transferase, translated as MVVRGILGRQRREHKAPEPHPSGARAPKLPGELVPNHVAIVMDGNGRWAKERGLPRTEGHKVGAERVLDVLQGSIEIGVRNISLYAFSTENWKRSPDEVRFLMNFNRDFIRKTRDQLDELGIRVRWVGRMPRLWKSVAKELQVAQEQTKGNDLLTLYFCMNYGGRAELADAAKALAEDVKAGRLDPAKVSEKTIQKYLYYPDMPDVDLFLRPSGEQRTSNYLLWQSAYAEMVFQDVLWPDFDRRDLWRACVEFASRDRRFGGAVPNEELLAMEAAMKGDSTS; from the coding sequence ATGGTGGTACGCGGGATCCTGGGACGCCAGCGGCGCGAGCACAAGGCGCCGGAGCCGCACCCGTCCGGTGCCCGCGCGCCGAAGCTCCCCGGCGAGCTGGTCCCGAACCACGTGGCCATCGTCATGGACGGCAACGGCCGGTGGGCGAAGGAGCGCGGTCTGCCCCGCACCGAAGGGCACAAGGTCGGCGCCGAGCGGGTGCTCGACGTGCTGCAGGGCTCGATCGAGATCGGCGTCCGCAACATCTCCCTGTACGCCTTCTCCACCGAGAACTGGAAGCGCTCGCCCGACGAGGTCCGCTTCCTGATGAACTTCAACCGCGACTTCATCCGCAAGACCCGTGACCAGCTCGACGAGCTCGGCATCCGGGTGCGCTGGGTGGGCCGGATGCCCAGGCTGTGGAAGTCGGTCGCCAAGGAGCTGCAGGTCGCCCAGGAGCAGACCAAGGGCAACGACCTGCTCACCCTGTACTTCTGCATGAACTACGGCGGCCGGGCCGAACTCGCCGACGCGGCCAAGGCGTTGGCCGAGGACGTGAAGGCCGGCCGGCTCGACCCGGCCAAGGTCAGCGAGAAGACCATCCAGAAGTACCTGTACTACCCCGACATGCCGGACGTGGACCTCTTCCTCCGGCCCAGCGGTGAGCAGCGCACCTCCAACTACCTGCTCTGGCAGAGCGCGTACGCCGAGATGGTCTTCCAGGACGTGCTGTGGCCCGACTTCGACCGCCGTGACCTGTGGCGGGCCTGTGTCGAGTTCGCCTCCCGCGACCGGCGGTTCGGCGGCGCCGTCCCGAACGAGGAACTGCTGGCCATGGAGGCCGCCATGAAGGGCGATTCCACCTCATAG
- a CDS encoding histidine-type phosphatase codes for MRRLTPVLALGALLLTALPAHAADGPAHRESYGTKAPYEPQQSADGYERPPAGFEPVFTENVSRHGSRAATDGTDGDLILALWDKAQQQGQLTDAGEEFGPRVRALQAAMSRVGYGNLSGRGRQEMRDTATRMERRLPTLFAKIADAGEEIDVVSSGQGRAVDSAGEFTGALASADPALEPLIGATRTDKDLLYFHKAAGGAAYRDYIAGDQRLKDTLASIEDRPRTYEAAYGVLRRLFAEPFVDRIGDRDRVGAAQAVYNLYAIAPAMSEESPDPDGRGWDMDRFISRSDAAWFGYLGDAEDFYEKGPGFAGSDITYKMADVLLADFFRQVEAKRAGTSDLGAELRFTHAEEIIPLAALMHLPGSTDPATPGEPYTYADNPWRGASVAPLGADIQWDVYEKDGRYLVRMLYNERETPFRTGCHPIGKGSTFYDLNELERCFGRS; via the coding sequence ATGAGACGCCTCACGCCCGTCCTCGCTCTCGGTGCCCTGCTGCTCACCGCGCTGCCCGCGCACGCCGCCGACGGCCCCGCGCACCGCGAGAGCTACGGGACCAAGGCCCCGTACGAGCCTCAGCAGAGCGCCGACGGCTACGAGCGGCCCCCGGCCGGCTTCGAGCCCGTCTTCACCGAGAACGTCTCCCGGCACGGCTCGCGCGCGGCGACCGACGGCACGGACGGCGACCTGATCCTCGCGCTGTGGGACAAGGCGCAGCAGCAGGGCCAACTCACCGATGCCGGTGAGGAGTTCGGGCCGCGCGTGCGGGCCCTGCAGGCCGCCATGTCCCGGGTCGGGTACGGCAACCTCAGCGGGCGCGGCCGACAGGAGATGCGGGACACGGCGACGCGGATGGAGCGGCGCCTGCCCACGCTGTTCGCGAAGATCGCCGACGCGGGCGAGGAGATCGACGTGGTCAGCTCAGGACAGGGGCGGGCCGTGGACAGCGCGGGCGAGTTCACCGGCGCGCTGGCCTCGGCCGACCCCGCGCTTGAGCCGTTGATCGGGGCCACCCGCACCGACAAGGACCTGCTGTACTTCCACAAGGCGGCGGGCGGTGCGGCGTACCGCGACTACATCGCGGGCGACCAGCGCCTCAAGGACACCCTGGCCTCGATCGAGGACCGGCCGAGGACGTACGAGGCCGCGTACGGCGTCCTGCGCCGGCTGTTCGCGGAACCCTTCGTCGACCGGATCGGCGACCGTGACCGGGTCGGCGCCGCGCAGGCCGTCTACAACCTGTACGCGATCGCCCCCGCGATGAGCGAGGAGAGCCCTGACCCGGACGGCAGGGGCTGGGACATGGACCGCTTCATCTCCCGCTCGGACGCGGCCTGGTTCGGCTACCTCGGTGACGCGGAGGACTTCTACGAGAAGGGCCCCGGCTTCGCCGGCAGCGACATCACCTACAAGATGGCCGACGTCCTGCTGGCCGACTTCTTCCGGCAGGTCGAGGCCAAGCGGGCCGGCACCAGCGACCTCGGCGCCGAACTCCGCTTCACCCACGCCGAGGAGATCATCCCGCTGGCGGCCCTGATGCACCTCCCGGGCAGCACGGACCCGGCGACGCCGGGGGAGCCGTACACCTACGCCGACAATCCCTGGCGCGGCGCGTCCGTCGCTCCCCTCGGCGCCGACATCCAGTGGGACGTGTACGAGAAGGACGGCCGCTACCTGGTCCGCATGCTCTACAACGAGCGGGAGACGCCGTTCAGGACCGGCTGCCACCCGATCGGCAAGGGGAGCACCTTCTACGATCTGAACGAACTGGAGCGCTGCTTCGGCCGGAGCTGA